A stretch of Camelina sativa cultivar DH55 chromosome 18, Cs, whole genome shotgun sequence DNA encodes these proteins:
- the LOC104761361 gene encoding probable plastid-lipid-associated protein 14, chloroplastic gives MALCGVFSTPNLPNLQVLRNSSIVGLKRNRSLWQPTSSIRAKPVKFRCSSSLKPSSSDVEEIDEDVGNGSSVSVDDGSAHVKQFMWSDFKILDRVSIGHGGRADELVFEAIVQVPDSPLFNQGVVLRKLNTTRAQKRGRRAIEVLKKLVRRRLLYHSYSMQVHGYISNTLSDDPYSFTLVHGCHGSFSIRHWLQQSDWLPTLEATLALDEESFRRVGDDTTGGPAVSRQLRLIRILMRDILIGVNYLHSHGLAHTELRLENVHISPVDRHIKVGILGNAADFYGDGASTSSAYSTMDRRQMMIAFDMRCVGFMMAKMILQELMDPLIFAKLKSFLAKGNDPSSLREFFVTTLNTNSESGNTGVQILDRNWGAGWHLLSSLIATRPSKRISCLDALKHPFLCGPRWRVAPSMDIIRWGLGSTAVKISEEYIYRMPQRQRLAHFIGLMEMLNPYPKPNYWLDLLPGRWRLLYSTGKHIGLTLRQPSTRALIGNVHLTITQASEAANNTSLSFTSDIGFTAITTKDWPHNKTGATGKLQTLSQFRLVAGKRLYLKEEKKNIGKFSMGEPDAEEGLAEKLETQKWKKVVPFKKFPSSLPVAKLVSGEIEVTMSMNDRIESPENVIGEVRKQIPQEMFDLSKLVCGTYIDGRLLVLRCVNGSALLFTRSSFNDKCM, from the exons ATGGCACTCTGTGGTGTTTTTTCGACTCCAAATTTGCCGAATTTGCAAGTATTGCGTAACTCCAGCATTGTTGGTTTGAAACGAAACCGTAGCCTATGGCAGCCCACAAGTTCGATTCGTGCAAAGCCTGTCAAGTTTCGTTGTTCATCTTCCTTAAAGCCTTCATCATCTGATGTGGAGGAGATAGACGAGGATGTTGGGAATGGTTCTTCGGTTTCTGTGGATGATGGATCAGCACATGTGAAGCAGTTCATGTGGTCTGATTTTAAGATTCTTGATCGTGTTAGCATTGGTCATGGCGGCAGG GCGGATGAGCTTGTGTTTGAAGCTATAGTTCAGGTTCCAGATAG CCCTTTGTTTAACCAAGGAGTTGTCCTTCGGAAATTGAATACCACTCGTGCTCAAAAAAGGGGAAGAAGAGCCATTGAA GTATTAAAAAAGCTAGTTCGTCGTAGGCTTCTGTACCATTCTTACTCAATGCAAGTTCACGGTTATATCTCCAATACCTTGAGTGATGATCCGTACTCGTTTACCCTCGTACATGGG TGCCATGGAAGTTTCTCGATTAGACACTGGCTTCAACAATCTGATTGGCTTCCAACATTAGAAGCTACTCTTGCATTAGATGAAGAATCCTTCAGAAGAGTGGGGGATGATACAACAGGAGGGCCTGCAGTTTCAAGGCAATTAAGACTAATCCGTATACTAATGAGAGATATTTTAATAGGA GTCAATTACTTGCACAGCCATGGTCTTGCTCACACAGAACTGAGACTGGAAAATGTGCATATTAGCCCTGTGGATAgacatatcaaa GTAGGGATTCTCGGAAATGCTGCTGACTTTTACGGGGATGGTGCAAGTACTAGCAGTGCTTACAGTACCATGGACAGAAGACAAATGATGATAGCATTCGACATGAG ATGTGTTGGATTCATGATGGCAAAAATGATACTTCAAGAACTGATGGATCCATTAATCTTTGCGAAATTGAAGTCTTTCCTGGCAAAG GGGAATGATCCTTCCTCGCTACGGGAATTCTTTGTGACAACGCTCAATACAAACTCCGAATCTGGAAATACCGGAGTTCAA ATACTTGATAGAAACTGGGGAGCAGGTTGGCACCTTTTATCTTCATTAATTGCAACCAGACCTTCTAAAAGAATAAG TTGCTTGGATGCTCTTAAGCATCCCTTTCTATGTGGACCAAGATGGCGCGTTGCCCCATCAATGGATATTATCAGATGGGGTCTTGGATCAACCGCTGTAAAGATTTCAGAAGAATACATTTACCGCATGCCTCAG CGCCAAAGACTTGCCCACTTCATTGGACTAATGGAGATGCTAAATCCTTATCCAAAACCAAAC TATTGGTTGGATCTTTTACCGGGAAGATGGCGTCTGTTATACTCAACTGGAAAGCACATAGGTCTAACTTTGCGCCAGCCCTCCACACGAGCCTTAATAGGCAATGTTCACTTAACAATAACCCAAGCTTCAGAAGCAGCAAACAACACTTCACTTTCTTTTACCTCTGATATTGGTTTCACTGCCATAACAACCAAAGACTGGCCACACAACAAAACCGGCGCCACCGGGAAATTACAAACGCTCTCCCAATTCAGACTAGTAGCCGGGAAAAGACTTTatctcaaagaagaaaaaaagaacattggTAAGTTCTCAATGGGCGAACCAGACGCTGAAGAAGGTTTAGCCGAGAAGCTTGAAACCCAGAAATGGAAAAAAGTTGTGCCCTTTAAAAAGTTTCCGTCGAGTCTTCCTGTAGCGAAACTCGTCTCTGGAGAGATTGAAGTCACAATGAGCATGAATGATCGTATAGAATCGCCTGAGAACGTGATTGGAGAAGTTAGAAAGCAGATTCCGCAGGAAATGTTTGATCTTTCTAAGCTTGTGTGTGGGACTTATATAGACGGTAGGTTACTTGTACTTAGGTGTGTGAATGGTTCAGCATTGTTGTTTACAAGGTCTAGCTTCAACGATAAGTGTATGTAG